A window of the Dyadobacter pollutisoli genome harbors these coding sequences:
- a CDS encoding sensor histidine kinase — protein MTKRKIQIIVGLMCLALIGLIGFQWYWIREAIAIRNDQFNQKVSESVQEVVHRLEKQEMMYLLQRRIETEQQKSKLDRITQLSNMPVKRTAPRKPEAVREANVHSQPKMEIAIGPNGEEIHYQIITEAVPTDVLSPNFRVMVDHQQRIIEEFFQAQQYGLAGIDEFMRRRLDDERRLGNAFRGVAEAENKRNGTNGVMRDSSSRNFANRKVAMPDAKNGRKKARALISSGDPDRADLLKEVMKDFIYTKRPIEQRVNRFLLDTLLKKELIQNGITLPYEFAVRGQSADSLIFSTASLKPRDWEARSYKASLFPNETLSSQNALYVYFPDQKRYILSNMGVMFGGSGILIIVIMACFYMAVTTILRQKKLSDIKNDFINNMTHEFKTPISTIALAAEMAQENSAMLSQVSPGSRLHRYLGIIREENKRLGTHVEKVLQMALLDKGHVKLKISDANIHDLIGKALNGQSVQIEQQEGEVDMEFEAVNEIVAADEVHVSNILNNLIDNAIKYSPEKLHINIKTWNENDGIAISIADQGIGMSREQQQRIFDTFYRVPTGNVHDVKGFGLGLSYVKKMVEAHEGTVRVHSKPGEGSTFTVWLPIRKEETIV, from the coding sequence ATGACAAAGAGGAAAATTCAAATTATAGTCGGTCTGATGTGCCTTGCATTGATAGGGCTCATTGGATTTCAATGGTACTGGATCAGGGAGGCGATTGCTATCCGCAATGATCAGTTCAATCAAAAAGTCTCCGAGTCGGTACAGGAAGTGGTACATCGCCTTGAAAAGCAGGAAATGATGTACCTGCTGCAAAGAAGAATTGAAACAGAACAACAGAAGAGCAAACTGGACCGCATTACGCAGCTCAGTAATATGCCCGTGAAACGTACCGCGCCCAGAAAGCCTGAGGCTGTTCGAGAAGCCAATGTACATTCACAGCCCAAAATGGAAATTGCGATCGGGCCAAACGGGGAAGAAATCCATTACCAGATCATTACCGAAGCCGTGCCTACCGACGTGCTCAGCCCTAATTTCCGGGTTATGGTGGATCATCAGCAACGTATCATCGAAGAATTTTTTCAGGCGCAGCAATATGGTTTGGCCGGCATCGACGAGTTTATGCGGAGACGGCTGGACGATGAAAGGCGGCTGGGGAATGCATTTCGTGGAGTAGCCGAAGCCGAAAACAAAAGGAATGGGACGAATGGAGTGATGCGGGATTCTTCGTCACGGAATTTTGCAAATCGTAAGGTCGCAATGCCGGATGCAAAAAATGGCCGCAAAAAGGCTCGGGCTTTGATCAGCTCCGGCGACCCTGACCGTGCCGACCTTCTGAAAGAGGTCATGAAAGATTTTATTTATACCAAAAGACCCATTGAGCAGCGGGTTAACCGTTTTCTGCTGGATACTTTGCTAAAAAAGGAGTTGATACAGAATGGTATTACGCTACCCTATGAGTTTGCAGTTCGCGGACAGTCTGCCGATAGTCTGATTTTTTCGACAGCCAGCCTGAAACCCAGAGATTGGGAAGCAAGGTCGTACAAGGCATCATTATTCCCGAATGAAACATTGAGCAGCCAAAATGCATTGTATGTCTATTTCCCTGACCAAAAACGGTATATTTTGAGCAATATGGGTGTGATGTTCGGCGGCTCGGGTATCCTGATCATTGTAATCATGGCTTGCTTTTACATGGCTGTCACTACCATTTTGCGCCAGAAAAAACTGTCAGACATTAAAAATGATTTTATCAACAATATGACGCACGAATTCAAAACACCCATTTCGACCATTGCACTGGCAGCGGAAATGGCGCAGGAGAATTCGGCTATGTTATCTCAGGTAAGCCCGGGATCACGGCTTCACCGGTACCTGGGCATTATCCGGGAAGAAAATAAGCGTCTCGGAACACATGTTGAAAAGGTACTGCAGATGGCACTTTTGGACAAAGGTCATGTGAAATTGAAGATCAGTGACGCCAATATCCATGATCTGATCGGGAAAGCATTAAATGGCCAGAGTGTGCAGATCGAACAGCAGGAAGGTGAGGTAGATATGGAATTTGAAGCGGTGAACGAAATCGTTGCTGCCGACGAGGTACACGTTTCCAATATATTGAACAACCTCATTGACAACGCCATTAAATACTCACCTGAAAAACTGCACATTAACATTAAGACCTGGAACGAAAATGACGGCATAGCCATTTCGATCGCGGACCAGGGTATCGGAATGAGCAGAGAGCAGCAACAGCGCATTTTCGATACATTTTACCGAGTACCTACCGGCAATGTGCATGACGTGAAAGGTTTTGGCCTCGGGCTGAGCTATGTCAAAAAGATGGTGGAAGCACATGAAGGAACCGTCCGCGTTCACAGTAAGCCGGGCGAAGGAAGTACATTTACAGTTTGGCTGCCTATCCGCAAAGAGGAAACAATAGTTTAG
- the obgE gene encoding GTPase ObgE, translated as MASSNFIDYVKINVRSGAGGAGSLHFRREKHVEKGGPDGGDGGRGGHVILKGNSQLWTLLHLKYTKHLKAFDGKGGEGGRRSGAIGKDIIVEVPLGTIAKNAETGEQLFEITEDGQELILLRGGRGGMGNDHFKSATNQTPQHAQTGEAGLEAWVILELKVLADVGLVGFPNAGKSTLLSVVSAARPEIADYPFTTLVPNLGVVSYRDYKSFVMADIPGIIEGASQGKGLGLRFLRHIERNSILLFMVPADSEDINAEYQTLVEELRIYNPSLLDKSRILAISKIDVLSEEQRVSLQKTLPQNIPSLLFSAISQEGIEQLKDAVWQLINSPFSVK; from the coding sequence ATGGCCTCCTCTAACTTTATTGATTACGTTAAAATTAATGTTCGTTCCGGCGCTGGCGGAGCGGGTTCCCTGCATTTCAGGCGTGAAAAACACGTTGAAAAAGGTGGCCCTGACGGTGGCGACGGTGGACGTGGAGGGCATGTGATCCTGAAAGGAAATTCGCAACTCTGGACGCTTCTTCACTTAAAATACACCAAGCACCTCAAAGCTTTTGACGGTAAGGGTGGAGAAGGAGGAAGAAGGTCTGGTGCTATTGGTAAAGACATTATCGTTGAAGTTCCGCTTGGAACTATTGCCAAAAATGCCGAAACCGGCGAGCAGCTTTTCGAGATTACCGAGGACGGCCAGGAGCTGATCCTTTTGCGTGGCGGACGTGGGGGAATGGGTAACGACCATTTCAAATCGGCTACCAACCAGACTCCCCAGCATGCTCAAACGGGTGAAGCTGGCTTGGAAGCTTGGGTTATCCTCGAACTGAAAGTGCTTGCTGATGTAGGGCTAGTTGGATTTCCGAATGCCGGGAAATCCACTCTTTTGTCGGTCGTGTCTGCCGCAAGACCCGAAATCGCCGATTATCCGTTTACCACCCTGGTCCCCAACCTTGGTGTAGTGTCCTATCGTGACTACAAATCATTTGTTATGGCCGATATCCCTGGAATTATTGAAGGGGCATCACAAGGAAAGGGCCTCGGCCTTCGTTTCTTGAGGCATATCGAACGAAATTCAATATTGCTTTTTATGGTACCTGCTGATAGTGAAGACATCAATGCTGAGTATCAGACACTTGTAGAAGAACTACGTATTTACAATCCCTCCCTCCTCGATAAAAGCCGCATTCTGGCAATTTCCAAAATTGATGTTCTTTCAGAAGAACAACGCGTTAGCTTACAAAAAACCTTACCCCAAAATATTCCAAGTCTTTTATTTTCAGCAATATCACAAGAAGGCATTGAACAATTGAAAGATGCAGTATGGCAACTGATTAATTCGCCGTTTTCCGTAAAATAA
- a CDS encoding T9SS type A sorting domain-containing protein, which produces MKALDFYKPALFAMLLSASVLPNLATAQSNKKPKSEGKEQKASIRIKVMEDEDGKTKNIEKSYQVGAMSDDERDKFVEKVLDSLGVDKKKKQMISITVDDGDEDIIAKKRRKVIIDHRDNDDALAYHWKNDISADWDVNTEKFRRNMKDFEREFKPKAKIFMHDMEKFGDHMGEFWDKEVMKPANVRSLNVYSNNPDNGMLNLRFSVPDKGDVTITVTDIKGKEVGKKEIKDFEGEFVGQIELKKNTKGTLFVTVVQNEDGTVKRVVVP; this is translated from the coding sequence ATGAAAGCTCTTGATTTTTACAAGCCGGCCTTGTTTGCAATGCTACTTTCAGCGTCGGTACTGCCCAATTTAGCGACTGCGCAATCAAATAAAAAGCCAAAATCTGAGGGGAAAGAACAAAAAGCCAGCATTCGGATCAAAGTGATGGAGGATGAAGATGGCAAAACCAAAAACATCGAAAAAAGCTATCAGGTAGGCGCTATGTCGGACGACGAACGTGACAAGTTTGTGGAGAAGGTACTCGATTCATTAGGCGTGGACAAGAAGAAAAAACAGATGATTTCGATCACGGTCGACGATGGAGATGAAGATATCATTGCCAAAAAACGTAGAAAAGTCATCATTGACCATCGCGACAATGACGATGCACTGGCGTATCACTGGAAAAATGATATTTCAGCGGACTGGGACGTTAATACCGAAAAATTCCGCCGGAACATGAAGGACTTTGAAAGGGAATTTAAGCCAAAAGCCAAAATATTCATGCATGACATGGAAAAATTCGGTGACCACATGGGTGAGTTCTGGGACAAAGAAGTGATGAAACCGGCCAATGTGCGCTCATTGAATGTGTATTCCAATAACCCCGACAATGGAATGCTCAACCTTAGATTCAGCGTTCCTGACAAAGGCGATGTGACGATAACAGTGACCGACATTAAAGGCAAAGAGGTTGGGAAAAAGGAAATTAAAGATTTTGAAGGAGAATTTGTGGGGCAGATAGAATTGAAGAAAAACACAAAAGGGACCTTGTTTGTAACCGTTGTACAAAATGAGGACGGGACTGTGAAACGGGTGGTTGTACCCTGA
- a CDS encoding DEAD/DEAH box helicase, giving the protein MQTTQNKFEQFKLNRQLLNAIEEAGYTEPTPIQEQAIPLALSGQDILGIAQTGTGKTAAYTLPLLMRIKYAQGEHPRALIMAPTRELAMQISEAIIQLGKYTDIRTVVLFGGVGPKTQIENLRKGVDIIVATPGRFMDLYFQEEVIVKHLNVMILDEADKMMDMGFMPQIRKLLEIIPRKRQNMLFSATFSEKVEKLSHEFLEFPTRIEVTPQATTAEMVAQSLYEVPNFRTKIALLTHLLQDRETFNRVLVFTRSREVAGLVHQNLLGRVVREEELRVIHANKGQNTRTNAMDAFREGSVRVMVATDVVARGIDITEVSHVINFDVPLIYEDYVHRIGRTGRANHIGQAITFMTMADEYHIRKIENMIRMEIPRKELPEDLEIASTPTLERQDMLREIDNQKRKEDPTFLGAFHEKKKVYRPTSKPLAKGAQGRRSSPGRSKRR; this is encoded by the coding sequence ATGCAGACTACGCAAAACAAATTCGAGCAGTTCAAGCTTAACCGTCAATTACTCAATGCCATTGAGGAAGCGGGCTATACCGAGCCGACGCCAATTCAGGAGCAGGCGATACCGCTGGCATTGTCAGGACAGGACATTCTTGGCATTGCCCAAACCGGTACCGGGAAGACCGCAGCTTATACATTACCTTTATTAATGCGCATCAAATACGCTCAGGGCGAACATCCGCGGGCGCTGATCATGGCCCCTACCCGGGAGCTGGCGATGCAGATTTCAGAAGCAATTATCCAGCTTGGAAAATATACCGATATCCGTACTGTGGTACTCTTCGGCGGAGTTGGGCCCAAAACACAAATCGAGAATTTAAGAAAAGGTGTCGACATTATTGTGGCCACACCTGGCAGGTTTATGGACCTTTATTTTCAGGAGGAGGTGATCGTAAAACACCTGAACGTAATGATCCTGGACGAGGCGGATAAAATGATGGATATGGGTTTTATGCCTCAAATCCGCAAGTTGCTGGAAATTATTCCCCGAAAGAGACAGAACATGCTCTTTTCAGCCACATTCTCCGAAAAAGTGGAAAAGCTTTCCCACGAATTCCTTGAATTTCCGACCCGTATTGAAGTAACTCCGCAGGCTACTACCGCCGAAATGGTGGCTCAGTCGCTGTACGAGGTACCTAACTTTCGGACTAAAATAGCCTTGCTGACCCACTTATTACAGGACCGTGAAACGTTTAACCGTGTGCTGGTTTTTACGAGAAGCAGGGAAGTAGCCGGACTTGTCCATCAAAATTTGCTGGGGCGAGTAGTACGAGAGGAGGAACTAAGGGTAATCCATGCTAATAAAGGACAAAATACGCGTACGAATGCAATGGATGCATTCCGGGAGGGCTCAGTAAGGGTAATGGTTGCGACGGATGTAGTAGCAAGAGGCATTGATATCACAGAGGTAAGCCACGTGATCAATTTTGACGTGCCGTTGATTTATGAGGACTATGTTCACCGCATTGGCCGGACGGGCAGGGCAAACCATATCGGGCAGGCTATTACATTCATGACAATGGCCGATGAATATCACATTCGGAAAATTGAGAACATGATCCGCATGGAAATTCCGCGAAAGGAATTGCCGGAAGATCTCGAAATAGCGTCAACTCCAACATTGGAGCGACAAGATATGCTCAGAGAAATCGATAACCAGAAAAGGAAAGAAGACCCGACATTTTTAGGGGCATTCCATGAGAAAAAGAAGGTGTACAGACCTACTTCTAAACCCTTAGCAAAGGGTGCGCAAGGCAGAAGAAGTTCGCCAGGAAGAAGTAAACGAAGATAA
- the fbp gene encoding class 1 fructose-bisphosphatase encodes MATKTAQELALPVGVTLDRFIMHSQSAFPYATGELSQLLRDIALAGKIINREINRAGLVDVAGGNGTENVQGENQQKLDIVANIRFIRALKNGGEVCAILSEEDEDIIHTGNNHGKYVVAMDPLDGSSNIDVNVSIGTIFSIYRRVTPINGPASIEDFLQGGSKQIAAGYILYGSSTMLVYSTGDGVNGFTYDHSLGEFILSHKNIRSPKHGSIYSVNEGHYNTYPAFVQNYINHCKTKNYSGRYIGSLVGDFHRNLLKGGIYLYPSTKKDPKGKLRLLYECYPLAFIAEKSGGKATDGFGRILDIIPTSFHQRSPIYIGSSAMVDDVVKS; translated from the coding sequence ATGGCTACAAAAACTGCACAAGAACTCGCGCTACCGGTCGGTGTTACATTAGATCGCTTCATTATGCATAGCCAAAGTGCATTTCCCTACGCGACAGGTGAATTGTCCCAACTTTTGCGCGACATTGCCCTCGCGGGAAAGATCATTAACAGAGAAATTAACCGCGCCGGATTGGTGGATGTGGCCGGTGGAAACGGTACCGAGAATGTGCAGGGAGAAAACCAGCAAAAGCTAGACATTGTAGCTAACATTCGCTTTATCAGGGCTTTGAAAAATGGTGGTGAGGTTTGCGCCATTCTCTCGGAAGAGGACGAGGACATTATTCACACCGGTAATAACCACGGGAAGTATGTAGTAGCCATGGACCCGCTGGATGGTTCGTCCAATATTGACGTGAATGTTTCGATCGGGACCATTTTTTCGATCTACCGCCGGGTAACGCCGATCAACGGGCCGGCGTCTATTGAGGATTTTCTCCAAGGCGGCAGCAAGCAGATCGCGGCAGGTTATATTTTGTACGGCTCGTCCACCATGCTGGTTTACTCGACCGGTGATGGAGTGAATGGGTTTACTTACGATCATTCATTGGGTGAATTTATTTTGTCACATAAAAACATCCGTTCGCCCAAGCATGGAAGCATTTACTCTGTGAATGAAGGGCATTACAACACCTATCCGGCATTTGTTCAGAATTATATCAATCATTGCAAAACAAAAAATTACAGCGGCAGGTACATTGGTTCACTGGTGGGGGATTTTCACCGAAATCTGCTGAAAGGCGGCATTTACCTTTATCCTTCCACGAAAAAAGATCCGAAAGGCAAGCTGCGCCTGCTATATGAATGTTACCCGTTGGCATTTATCGCAGAAAAGTCGGGAGGAAAAGCAACCGATGGTTTTGGTCGCATCCTCGACATTATACCCACGTCATTTCACCAGCGCTCGCCGATTTACATTGGCTCCTCGGCCATGGTTGATGATGTTGTGAAGAGCTGA
- a CDS encoding tetratricopeptide repeat protein, whose translation MKESVVIWLAFLVPVFGYAQNTHLASAGPNTDTNVAQKRPLELKERRVLPLFGEISKTSEQIDEEIRFLSECDKSFTSRTEASSFFATRAWEYLQEGSLDTACYRFNLAHLLNDKNVEAYWGLGVVSYQRENWVDAKRMLSRGIGLQGTNVPLLVDLSTVDLKLYAITSRKEELDEAGELLKHAVALDSTYALGQYNLALLHYNLNELDKSWEHLHKGRTLDLSQMNLDFVELLKAKMPDPQGFFK comes from the coding sequence ATGAAAGAATCTGTTGTTATTTGGCTTGCTTTTTTAGTACCTGTATTTGGCTATGCTCAAAATACCCATCTTGCGAGCGCTGGCCCAAACACGGATACGAACGTTGCCCAAAAGCGGCCGTTAGAGTTAAAAGAAAGACGCGTACTTCCTTTGTTCGGGGAAATTAGCAAGACCTCAGAGCAGATTGACGAAGAAATCCGGTTCCTGAGTGAATGCGACAAATCGTTTACAAGCCGTACTGAAGCGAGCAGTTTTTTCGCAACGCGTGCCTGGGAATATCTTCAGGAAGGATCACTGGATACAGCCTGCTATCGTTTCAACCTCGCCCATTTATTGAATGATAAAAATGTGGAGGCTTATTGGGGCCTGGGCGTAGTGTCCTATCAGCGTGAAAACTGGGTGGATGCCAAGCGAATGTTGAGCCGTGGTATCGGGTTACAGGGAACAAATGTGCCTTTGCTGGTCGATTTGTCTACCGTGGATCTGAAACTATACGCGATCACGAGCCGGAAAGAGGAATTGGATGAGGCGGGTGAATTGTTGAAGCACGCAGTAGCGTTGGATTCTACATATGCTTTGGGGCAATATAACCTGGCTCTGTTGCATTACAATCTCAACGAGCTGGATAAGTCCTGGGAGCACCTTCATAAAGGCCGAACGTTGGACCTGTCGCAAATGAACCTTGATTTCGTAGAATTGTTAAAAGCCAAAATGCCTGATCCGCAAGGATTTTTCAAATAG
- a CDS encoding valine--tRNA ligase, whose product MISKTYAPQEIEDKWYSYWIENKFFQSKPNPDKEPYTIVIPPPNVTGVLHMGHMLNNTIQDILIRKARMEGKEACWVPGTDHASIATEAKVVAMLKERGINKRDLTRDEFLEYCWEWTHKYGGIILKQLRKLGASCDWDRTRFTMEPDLYDSVIDVFIDLYNKGEIYRGHRMVNWDPQARTTVSDEEVIMKEVNQKLVYLKYPLVDEIGEALTDEAVIIATTRPETIMADVAICVNPHDERYKHLIGKQVSIPLINRAIPIIADEYVEMEFGTGCLKVTPAHDANDYVLGKRHDLPVIDLLNEDGTLNEKAQILVGEDRFIARKKIIKLLEESGNLVKTEEYKSNVGHSERSNAVIEPRISEQWFLKMEKISKPAFENVMNDTVQLIPPKFKNTYRHWMENVRDWNISRQLWWGHRIPAYYLNDGTIIIAKSKREALRKAQHEYQLFALTEEDITQDPDVLDTWFSSWLWPISVFNGIKEPDNEEVNYYYPTNDLVTAPEILFFWVARMIIAGYEYRGKYPFKNVYLTGIVRDKQGRKMSKSLGNSPDPIDLIDQYGADSIRSGMLFSSQAGNDLPYDDKLIEQGRNFGNKIWNAFRLVKGWTVDSEIGAPDGSKLAVQWFESKLNETITEVQDHFTKFRISDALNSVYKLIWDDFCAQYLEMIKPGFEQPIDLETYDSTLDFFDRLMRLLHPFMPFISEEIWQNIIQREENDSICIANFPLAKDVEQSLLNDFEILFELVSSIRNLRNAKNISPKIELPLAIRSETKERYLGLEPLIRKLANVEAIQFVTEEAEGTSFRVKSDEFFVNLADELDVESEKENLQRELEYTQGFLDSVMKKLSNERFVQNAKGDVVEKERQKQADAESKMETLREALARLN is encoded by the coding sequence ATGATTTCCAAAACTTATGCCCCCCAGGAGATAGAGGATAAATGGTATTCCTACTGGATCGAAAACAAATTTTTTCAATCCAAACCTAATCCTGACAAAGAACCCTATACCATTGTGATCCCGCCACCGAACGTCACGGGCGTGCTGCACATGGGGCATATGCTTAACAATACGATTCAGGATATCCTGATCCGGAAAGCCCGCATGGAAGGCAAGGAAGCTTGCTGGGTGCCAGGTACCGACCACGCATCCATTGCCACAGAAGCGAAAGTAGTAGCAATGTTGAAAGAGCGGGGTATCAACAAACGCGACCTTACCCGTGACGAATTCCTTGAATATTGCTGGGAATGGACGCACAAATACGGCGGTATTATCCTGAAACAACTTCGCAAGCTGGGCGCTTCCTGCGACTGGGACCGTACGCGCTTTACGATGGAACCGGACCTTTACGATTCCGTTATCGACGTTTTTATTGACCTATATAATAAAGGGGAAATATACCGAGGTCACCGCATGGTGAACTGGGACCCGCAGGCGCGTACAACCGTTTCGGACGAAGAAGTGATCATGAAAGAGGTGAACCAGAAATTGGTTTACCTTAAATATCCGCTCGTAGACGAAATAGGAGAAGCACTTACCGACGAAGCGGTCATCATTGCCACCACGCGTCCTGAGACGATCATGGCCGATGTGGCCATTTGTGTGAACCCGCATGACGAGCGCTATAAGCATTTAATCGGCAAGCAAGTTTCTATTCCGTTGATCAACCGCGCGATCCCGATCATTGCGGACGAATATGTGGAAATGGAGTTCGGAACGGGCTGTCTGAAAGTTACGCCGGCGCATGATGCGAACGATTATGTGTTGGGTAAAAGACACGATCTGCCCGTGATTGATCTGCTGAATGAAGACGGTACATTGAATGAAAAGGCGCAGATTCTGGTAGGTGAAGATCGTTTTATTGCCCGCAAGAAAATCATCAAGCTGCTGGAAGAATCGGGTAACCTGGTTAAAACAGAAGAATATAAGTCCAATGTAGGTCATTCCGAGCGTAGCAATGCGGTGATCGAACCAAGGATTTCGGAGCAATGGTTCCTGAAAATGGAGAAGATCAGCAAGCCTGCATTTGAGAATGTGATGAACGATACTGTTCAGCTGATACCGCCAAAATTCAAAAATACTTATCGTCACTGGATGGAGAATGTCCGCGACTGGAACATTAGCCGCCAGCTTTGGTGGGGCCACCGGATTCCAGCGTATTACCTTAATGACGGGACCATTATCATTGCGAAATCGAAACGGGAGGCGTTGCGTAAAGCGCAGCACGAGTACCAGCTGTTTGCATTGACAGAGGAAGACATTACTCAGGACCCCGATGTACTGGATACATGGTTTTCGTCCTGGTTGTGGCCGATTTCTGTTTTTAATGGGATCAAAGAGCCTGATAATGAAGAGGTAAACTATTATTACCCAACCAATGATCTGGTAACTGCTCCGGAAATCCTGTTTTTCTGGGTGGCGCGTATGATCATTGCGGGATATGAGTACAGAGGAAAATATCCCTTCAAGAATGTATATCTCACTGGTATTGTTCGTGATAAGCAGGGCAGAAAAATGTCCAAGTCACTGGGCAATTCCCCCGATCCGATCGACCTGATCGATCAGTATGGGGCGGATAGTATCCGATCGGGGATGCTTTTTAGCTCGCAGGCGGGTAATGACCTTCCTTACGACGATAAGCTGATTGAGCAGGGAAGAAATTTTGGAAATAAGATATGGAACGCATTCAGGTTGGTGAAAGGCTGGACCGTTGATAGTGAAATCGGCGCACCGGATGGTTCCAAACTGGCAGTACAGTGGTTTGAAAGCAAGCTGAACGAAACGATCACTGAGGTACAGGATCATTTCACGAAATTCCGTATTTCGGATGCATTGAATTCGGTTTACAAACTGATCTGGGACGATTTCTGCGCTCAGTACCTGGAAATGATCAAGCCTGGTTTCGAGCAGCCGATTGATTTGGAAACCTACGATTCCACATTGGATTTCTTTGACCGGTTGATGCGTCTTTTGCATCCATTTATGCCTTTTATTTCGGAAGAAATCTGGCAGAACATTATCCAGAGAGAGGAGAATGATTCGATATGCATTGCCAACTTCCCTCTGGCTAAGGATGTAGAGCAATCGTTATTGAATGACTTTGAAATTCTTTTTGAACTGGTTTCATCGATCAGGAATCTGCGCAATGCAAAAAATATCAGCCCCAAAATCGAACTTCCACTGGCCATTCGCTCAGAAACGAAGGAACGTTATCTGGGACTGGAACCATTGATCCGCAAGCTGGCTAATGTGGAAGCTATTCAGTTTGTGACCGAGGAGGCCGAAGGAACATCATTCAGGGTGAAATCGGATGAGTTTTTTGTAAACCTGGCCGACGAGCTGGATGTGGAAAGTGAAAAGGAAAACCTTCAAAGGGAACTGGAATACACCCAAGGCTTCCTGGATTCGGTGATGAAGAAGTTGTCCAACGAGCGTTTTGTACAGAATGCCAAAGGCGATGTGGTTGAAAAAGAACGACAAAAACAGGCGGATGCGGAATCGAAAATGGAAACATTGAGAGAAGCATTGGCAAGATTGAACTAA
- a CDS encoding adenylate kinase — MLNLILFGPPGAGKGTQSEKIIAQYKLIHLSTGDLLRSEIQAGSELGMKAKTLMDQGILVPDEVVIGMIDNKLKDHRDAPGFIFDGFPRTVKQAEALDNLLASYNESISVMVALVVDDQELLTRLLNRGKTSGRPDDQNEELISKRIQEYNSKTKPVADYYQEQDKFVAINGIGEIDFIFGEITKAISK, encoded by the coding sequence ATGCTGAATCTTATACTGTTTGGCCCTCCTGGTGCAGGGAAAGGCACCCAAAGTGAAAAAATTATTGCCCAATACAAACTCATTCACCTCTCGACCGGTGACCTGTTGCGCTCCGAAATTCAGGCAGGATCCGAACTGGGAATGAAGGCCAAAACATTGATGGATCAGGGAATATTAGTACCTGATGAAGTAGTGATTGGAATGATTGATAACAAGCTGAAAGACCACAGGGACGCTCCTGGCTTTATTTTCGATGGTTTTCCGCGTACAGTAAAACAGGCCGAAGCTTTGGACAACCTGCTTGCCAGCTACAATGAAAGTATTTCTGTGATGGTCGCCCTGGTAGTAGATGATCAGGAATTGCTGACCCGTTTGCTAAACAGAGGAAAAACTTCCGGACGTCCTGACGATCAGAATGAAGAACTGATCAGCAAGCGCATTCAAGAGTACAATAGCAAAACAAAACCGGTTGCAGACTACTACCAGGAACAGGATAAGTTTGTCGCAATAAACGGTATCGGGGAAATTGATTTTATCTTTGGAGAAATTACCAAAGCAATTTCCAAATAA